The Montipora capricornis isolate CH-2021 chromosome 3, ASM3666992v2, whole genome shotgun sequence genome window below encodes:
- the LOC138040170 gene encoding uncharacterized protein: MMLTDGLICRTSKYPKIIRSEVELLIGQDVPEALEPCEIRRCRGNGTYATKTKFGWTLNGPLGRHSCFEKRYVNFIRTDEEMSRMFQQFMNLEFSESVSDPTHALSRQDEKVLSIYEESARLVDGHYEIAIPWKLHPPGLPNNRPLAEHRLKLLRKRLVKDPELYSRYSAFISDLLDKGYAKRVPEDRCNRDDGKVWYLPHHSVVHPKKPEKVRVVFDCAARYRGTSLNDRVLRGPDLTNKLVGVLLRFREEPFALMADIEAMYHQIKVHPDDVDALRFLWYPDSDLSRDPEEFHMSVHLFVGVWSASCANFGLLRTARDNSSEFHPSVSSTVTRNFYVDDCLKSVKSQDEAIDLVNELQRLLRRGGFNLTKWICNSRAVLEKITQSDRAKEVKDLDVSHDVLPVERALGVHWNVERDEFVFKIQVKDKPLTRRGLLSIVSSIYDPLGFAAPFVLSAKIVLQDLCRRKMNWDDAIPSDCLPSVPRWLEELPALGQFSVGRCYKPEKFGKIASIQIHHFSDASELAYGTVSYRRLTSEDGRVCCSFLLSKSRLAPLKALSIPRLELNAATLAVKLDRMFRKELELPITSPVFWTDSTSVLRYIRNDDKRFHTFVSNRLTVIHDGSSVGHTA; this comes from the coding sequence ATGATGTTGACCGATGGCCTCATCTGTCGGACATCAAAGTACCCAAAGATAATCAGGAGTGAGGTGGAGCTGTTGATCGGTCAAGACGTTCCTGAGGCGCTAGAACCTTGTGAAATACGAAGGTGTCGTGGAAATGGCACGTACGCTACGAAGACTAAGTTTGGTTGGACGTTAAATGGTCCTCTAGGACGGCATAGCTGTTTTGAAAAACGCTATGTAAATTTTATCCGTACTGATGAAGAAATGAGCCGGATGTTTCAGCAGTTTATGAATTTGGAATTCAGTGAGTCAGTGTCTGATCCAACTCATGCGTTGTCGCGCCAAGACGAGAAGGTTCTTTCCATTTACGAAGAATCAGCACGACTCGTGGACGGCCATTATGAGATTGCCATACCCTGGAAACTTCATCCTCCAGGTCTTCCAAATAACAGGCCATTAGCCGAGCATCGTTTGAAGTTGTTGCGAAAAAGACTCGTCAAAGATCCTGAGCTGTATTCCAGATATTCTGCATTCATATCAGACCTCCTTGACAAGGGATATGCCAAACGCGTCCCAGAAGATCGTTGTAATCGAGATGATGGTAAGGTGTGGTATCTTCCTCACCACTCTGTTGTTCATCCAAAGAAACCGGAGAAGGTGCGCGTTGTCTTTGATTGTGCTGCACGTTATCGTGGTACATCGCTAAACGACAGAGTCCTGAGAGGTCCAGATTTGACAAACAAGCTCGTTGGAGTTTTGTTGAGATTTCGTGAAGAGCCGTTTGCTTTAATGGCAGATATAGAAGCTATGTACCATCAGATCAAGGTCCACCCAGATGATGTTGACGCTTTACGCTTCTTGTGGTATCCCGATTCCGACTTAAGCAGAGATCCGGAAGAGTTTCATATGTCCGTTCACCTGTTTGTTGGAGTGTGGTCAGCTAGTTGTGCAAACTTTGGGCTTCTGAGGACGGCGAGAGACAACAGTAGTGAATTCCATCCGTCAGTTAGCAGCACAGTCACAAGGAACTTTTACGTTGACGATTGTCTTAAGTCCGTCAAATCCCAAGATGAAGCCATTGATCTAGTTAACGAGTTGCAGAGATTGTTGCGACGTGGAGGCTTTAACCTCACAAAGTGGATCTGCAACTCTAGGGCAGTGCTTGAGAAGATTACTCAGTCAGATCGAGCCAAGGAAGTGAAAGATTTGGATGTTAGTCATGATGTTCTCCCCGTCGAAAGGGCCTTAGGAGTGCATTGGAACGTGGAACGCGAcgagtttgttttcaaaatccAGGTTAAAGACAAGCCACTAACGCGTCGTGGTCTTCTGAGTATTGTATCGTCAATATACGATCCGCTAGGCTTCGCAGCGCCTTTCGTGTTGTCAGCAAAGATTGTCCTTCAAGATCTATGTCGCAGAAAGATGAACTGGGACGACGCTATTCCAAGTGATTGCTTACCTTCAGTGCCGCGTTGGCTTGAAGAATTGCCAGCCTTGGGGCAGTTTTCCGTCGGTCGCTGTTACAAGCCGGAGAAGTTTGGAAAAATCGCCAGCATTCAAATACATCACTTTTCAGATGCCTCAGAGCTTGCTTATGGGACTGTCTCGTATCGGAGACTCACCAGTGAAGACGGGCGCGTTTGTTGTTCCTTTCTGTTGTCTAAGTCGCGTTTGGCGCCTCTGAAAGCTCTTTCAATACCACGTTTGGAATTGAACGCCGCGACTCTGGCTGTCAAGTTGGACCGCATGTTCCGTAAGGAACTGGAACTACCCATAACAAGTCCTGTGTTCTGGACAGATAGCACGTCCGTCCTTCGTTACATTCGCAATGATGACAAGCGCTTTCACACATTCGTCTCGAACAGACTAACAGTGATTCATGATGGATCATCGGTCGGTCACACTGCATAA